A region from the Neurospora crassa OR74A linkage group V, whole genome shotgun sequence genome encodes:
- a CDS encoding lipoxygenase: MAVSRPKRSLARRAVAFVKRLIHKHPVPDLSLPVPTATQAASRPDKKTILKHPAKKDFLKQIVPEAVNDCPLPSFDPGIFHSELLDLKLYPEVDPNDPRKIREPEGNVREGTYLGTQLALTQAYERVEQTFNSLFDVLGIEPTFPRYVSLEQQRNLYQFTPYPNNADGTPADYPPHLQHIPVDKNHTVFGVFNNAGLLETAVILQKLIPDEDGFIGRTKQWLLEKARAAAYGGEPEKGITIQDVEDYNRFHRKVGTDIAGGGNIGLLDDWYSDRRFAEQQFTGTNPTTITQAGKQWIGEFLTAARIGGYNAWISALEAADPASLFVQDGSYFRDAVGVTDPTAALHHKQPGSDDNWCVGAVSLFQLHDDGKLHPVAICIDYRGSMEQSVTIFNKRLTPRDSTKTEKTDWPWRYAKTCAQVTDWMRHELTVHLTLAHLVEEAIIVGTNRSLPMEHPVYRLLSPHWYKTLSVNAAARATLVPQVIVDIVGISPEQCHSFIRHAYDTYDFVAHYVPNDLARRGFPNTAEGLSSSTRYRNYAYAKDVLALWTVLRSYVAEMLALSYPSDESVAQDRYIQSWCKEMRQGGAHMSSFPEIRDLESLTDAITMCIHTATSFHSAVNYLQNFYLAFVIAKPPMLCTAPPTSLSALQQMKEHDLVASLPINRQRQWLLSAQVPWLLSFRTPQDRSLLNYAASMWRVYKTKKGRREKMVAEASERLYARLRETQRVVWENSRAMEKGSLPYMVLDPGNTAVSILI; encoded by the exons ATGGCGGTCTCCCGCCCGAAACGCTCACTGGCTCGCCGAGCTGTCGCCTTTGTGAAGAGACTCATTCACAAGCATCCGGTTCCTGATCTGTCTCTGCCTGTCCCCACAGCAACACAGGCAGCGTCCCGACCGGATAAGAAAACCATCCTGAAACATCCAGCAAAGAAGGACTTTCTGAAACAAATTGTGCCCGAAGCGGTTAACGACTGCCCGTTGCCGTCCTTTGATCCCGGCATCTTCCACAGTGAGTTGCTGGACCTCAAGCTGTATCCGGAGGTCGACCCCAATGATCCCAGAAAGATCAGGGAGCCAGAAGGAAACGTCCGGGAAGGAACCTATCTGGGTACACAGCTCGCCTTGACACAGGCATATGAGCGTGTTGAACAAAC ATTCAACTCTCTTTTTGATGTTCTCGGTATTGAACCCACCTTTCCTAGATACGTCTCACTGGAGCAGCAAAGGAATCTCTATCAGTTTACACCCTATCCCAACAACGCCGATGGAACCCCTGCCGACTACCCACCTCACCTTCAGCATATTCCTGTGGATAAGAACCATACGGTCTTTGGCGTCTTCAACAATGCCGGTCTGCTCGAAACAGCAGTCATCTTGCAAAAACTCATCCCGGACGAAGATGGATTTATTGGACGGACGAAGCAGTGGTTGCTGGAGAAGGCTCGCGCTGCTGCGTATGGAGGTGAACCGGAGAAGGGCATCACCATCCAAGACGTTGAGGACTACAACAGGTTTCATCGCAAGGTAGGCACCGACATTGCTGGTGGCGGCAACATTGGCCTTTTGGACGACTGGTACAGCGACCGACGCTTCGCCGAACAGCAATTCACCGGTACCAACCCCACGACCATCACGCAAGCCGGGAAGCAATGGATCGGCGAGTTCCTCACTGCCGCGAGAATCGGTGGCTACAACGCATGGATCTCAGCTCTGGAGGCCGCAGACCCTGCCTCTCTCTTCGTCCAAGACGGGAGTTACTTCCGCGACGCCGTCGgtgtcaccgacccaaccgCCGCCCTCCACCACAAGCAGCCCGGCAGCGACGACAACTGGTGCGTCGGCGCCGTAAGTCTTTTCCAATTGCACGACGACGGCAAGCTGCACCCGGTCGCCATCTGCATTGACTACCGTGGATCCATGGAGCAATCCGTCACGATCTTCAACAAGCGCCTGACCCCTCGGGACTCGACCAAGACCGAAAAGACCGACTGGCCCTGGCGATACGCAAAGACCTGCGCCCAAGTAACCGACTGGATGCGACACGAGCTGACCGTCCACCTCACGCTCGCCCACCTAGTCGAGGAAGCCATCATCGTCGGCACCAACCGGTCCTTGCCCATGGAACACCCCGTCTACCGCCTCCTCTCGCCGCACTGGTACAAGACCCTCTCcgtcaacgccgccgcccgcgCCACTTTAGTCCCACAAGTCATCGTCGACATCGTCGGTATCTCGCCTGAGCAATGCCACTCCTTCATCCGCCACGCTTACGACACCTATGATTTCGTAGCGCATTACGTCCCCAACGACCTCGCCCGCCGGGGATTCCCCAACACAGCCGAGGGtctatcctcctccacccgcTACAGGAACTACGCCTACGCGAAGGACGTGCTTGCCCTCTGGACCGTTCTGAGATCTTACGTCGCCGAGATGCTCGCTCTCTCCTACCCCTCTGACGAATCCGTCGCTCAGGATCGCTACATCCAGTCCTGGTGCAAGGAAATGCGCCAGGGGGGCGCGCACATGTCTTCATTTCCCGAAATCAGGGACTTGGAGTCCCTAACGGACGCAATAACCATGTGCATCCACACCGCCACCTCGTTTCACTCGGCCGTCAACTATTTACAAAATTTCTATCTGGCTTTCGTCATTGCTAAGCCGCCGATGCTTTGTACTGCCCCGCCTACTTCCTTATCAGCCCTGCAACAGATGAAAGAACATGATCTTGTGGCTTCCTTGCCTATTAACAGGCAGCGCCAATGGTTGTTGAGTGCGCAGGTTCCCTGGTTGCTGAGCTTCAGAACACCGCAGGATCGATCGTTGCTGAATTACGCGGCGAGTATGTGGCGGGTGTACaagacgaagaaggggaggagggagaagatggtTGCTGAGGCTAGTGAGAGGCTGTATGCGAGGTTGAGGGAGACGCAGAGAGTGGTGTGGGAGAATTCGAGGGCGATGGAGAAGGGGAGTTTGCCGTATATGGTGCTGGATCCGGGGAATACGGCGGTGTCGATTTTGATTTGA
- a CDS encoding ORM1 gives MTDKGGRRRRSSSILQVYHEPLEPVEQLSDQAALPNLNANWVNAKGAWTIHFVLILALKIIYDIVPGVSQETSWTLTNITYMIGSYIMFHHVRGVPFEFNGGAYDNLNMWEQIDDGAQYTPAKKFLLSVPIVLFLLSTHYTHYDLTYFIINFLAVLAVIIPKLPYSHRMRVGLFSGVPEE, from the exons ATGACAGACAAGGGTGGCCGCAGGAGGAGATCTAGTAGCATTCTCCAGGTCTACCATGAGCCTCTTGAGCCTGTTGAGCAGCTGAGTGACCAGGCTGCTCTCCCCAACTTGAATGCCAACTGGGTAAACGCAAAGG GCGCATGGACAATTCActtcgtcctcatcctcgccctCAAGATCATATACGATATTGTCCCCGGTGTCTCACAAGAAACGTCATGGACGCTAACCAACATCACGTACATGATCGGCTCATACATCATGTTCCACCACGTCCGGGGCGTGCCTTTTGAGTTCAACGGCGGCGCCTACGACAACTTGAACATGTGGGAACAGATCGACGACGGAGCCCAGTACACGCCTGCCAAGAAGTTTTTGTTGAGCGTGCCCATTGTCCTGTTCCTGTTAAGCACGCATTACACGCACTACGACTTGACGTACTTTATCATCAACTTCTTGGCTGTCCTAGCGGTCATCATCCCCAAGTTGCCTTAC AGCCATCGTATGCGTGTCGGTCTCTTCTCTGGCGTTCCAGAGGAATAA